One Nitrospinota bacterium genomic window, TTCCGAAATGCTCCTTTGCCCTCTCGATTACGTCAACGCTCATTCCTCTCCCTCCGTCCTCGGAGATACAATCGCATAAGCCACCAGGTAAATTCCTTACAAGCGCAGAACCTGCTAAGTATGACGGGTCTGCCAGCCGGTGTCAACGTTTCTGGGATGGATAGAGAAGGGCGTGAGGTAACGACAAAAATATGTTACATGCTTAGGTTCGCACCAAATCCTTAAGCCCCTGCTCGATGGCGTCAATATAATTGCGAGCCGCTTGAAGCGGGTCAGAGGCATAAATAATCGGGCGGCCGACAACCACATAATCTGCTCCATTTCTAATAGCCATGGCCGGTTCTGAGTGCCTCTTGTGGTCGTCCGTCGTATCCGCCTCCAACCGAATCCCAGGAGTAACTATTATGGTTCTCTCTGGGACGACCTTCTTAATGGCAGGAGCTTCCAAGGGCGATGTAATGACACCGTCACACCCCATTTTGACCAGGTGCTCGACTCGCTGAAGGACAAATTCTTCCATCGGCATATCAACGCCATATACTTCTTTCAGGTCGGATGCGTCCCAGCTGGTAAGGGCCGAGACAGCTAGGAGGCTGAGATCGTGAGAGCCCCTTGCCTCAATAGCCGCTGCCACATTCCTTGCCGTTCCATGGACAGTTGTAAAGCTGACCCCGCTCTCGGCGATAGCTCGGACGGCGCGGCCGACCGTTTCTGGGACATCGTAAAGCTTTAAATCGAGGAACACCTTCTTGCCAAGGTCCATGAGCCGTCGGGCAAAGTCCAATCCGGTTTGAAGGTGTAGAACGTGTCCTATCTTGAAAAAGGATACAATCTCATTGAGCTTTTCAACCAGCCCAAACGCCTCATCAGGGTCTGGTATGTCGAGGGCTACGATAAGGCGGTCTTTTGCTCTTAGGTTATCCCCAGCCACCTGGATATCTCCTTAATACACCATGCTTTGTGCGGGAATGGAACCAGTCGTCCGTATGTCGTGACTGGTAATATTATACAACCCTCGCCTTGCGCCTCGTCAACTCCTTTCTGTCCTATCGTTGTGAGGTGAACCAACGGGCACGATTCCGCTCACCCCCTTTGGGGGTCATCGGAGCTTCACGACGAGAGGGCCGATCTTCTCGACACGCTGGCCCGGCGGCAGGGCCGCCAGCATATCCTCGACCGAACGGCCTGTGACCGGATGGACGAAGCTGGGGTTCAGCTCCCGCAGAGGCTCCAGCACAAACGCCCGCTCGGATAACCTTGGGTGGGGTAGCGTGAGGTCTTCCTCGTCGATGACAATCTCTCCGTAGGTTAGCAGGTCGAGGTCGATGGGGCGGGGGCCGAAGGGGACCTCCTGGGAGCGGTCCCGGCCCATGGCCTTCTCGATGGCCTGACAGTGGGCCAGGAGCGCCTGGGGGGTAAGCAGGGTCTCAATGCGGACGACGGAGTTGATGAAATCGGGCTGGTCGGCCACGGGCCCTTCGGGGCTCGTTCGCCAGAGGCTCGAGGCGCCCGGGAGAGAAACCCGGTCGTGGTCGTCCAGCTGACGAGCCGCCTCCACAAGCTGAGC contains:
- the pyrF gene encoding orotidine-5'-phosphate decarboxylase encodes the protein MAGDNLRAKDRLIVALDIPDPDEAFGLVEKLNEIVSFFKIGHVLHLQTGLDFARRLMDLGKKVFLDLKLYDVPETVGRAVRAIAESGVSFTTVHGTARNVAAAIEARGSHDLSLLAVSALTSWDASDLKEVYGVDMPMEEFVLQRVEHLVKMGCDGVITSPLEAPAIKKVVPERTIIVTPGIRLEADTTDDHKRHSEPAMAIRNGADYVVVGRPIIYASDPLQAARNYIDAIEQGLKDLVRT
- the folK gene encoding 2-amino-4-hydroxy-6-hydroxymethyldihydropteridine diphosphokinase; the encoded protein is MNEPVEAYVALGANVGEPIAQLVEAARQLDDHDRVSLPGASSLWRTSPEGPVADQPDFINSVVRIETLLTPQALLAHCQAIEKAMGRDRSQEVPFGPRPIDLDLLTYGEIVIDEEDLTLPHPRLSERAFVLEPLRELNPSFVHPVTGRSVEDMLAALPPGQRVEKIGPLVVKLR